The Schizosaccharomyces pombe strain 972h- genome assembly, chromosome: I genome contains a region encoding:
- the csk1 gene encoding cyclin-dependent kinase-activating kinase Csk1: MKSVGHFVPWLTDIRHLTDGTISEVFVGERKNSKKLYVIKVQGLVFKRPPHDAMRGKLILESIGHPHIERIVDSFIDNEAGSVYLITSFKSFVLSDVMDEISIDTKCKIVLQISSALEYLEKHGILHRDIHPNNILLDSMNGPAYLSDFSIAWSKQHPGEEVQELIPQIGTGHYRAIETLFGCHSYGHEVDRWTFGILIAELFSNQALFDDGSSEGWPSELRLTSSIIQTLGTPNPSMWPELSTFPDWNKFIFHEYPPKPWSEILPSVDTSIQYIVSHLVTYSNRASPSFVIESFPKVSARLSQYA, from the exons atgaaatcaGTCGGTCATTTCGTTCCGTGGCTCACTGATATAAGGCACCTGACGGATGGCACTATTAGTGAAGTGTTCGTGGgtgaaagaaagaatagcAAAAAACTATATGTTATTAAAGTTCAAGGTTTAGTATTTAAAAGGCCACCTCACGATGCCATGAGAGGCAAGCTTATTTTAGAGTCAATAGGCCATCCACACATTGAAAGGATAGTGGACTCTTTCATAGACAATGAAGCAGGATCCGTTTACCTTATAACGAGTTTTAAATCGTTTGTTCTATCAGATGTGATGGatgaaatttcaattgataCAAAATGCAAGATCGTATTGCAAATAAGTAGCGCCCTTGAATACCTAGAAAAGCATGGGATTCTGCATCGTGATATTCATCCAAATAATATACTATTGGATTCAATGAATGGCCCCGCTTATCTATCTGATTTCAGTATTGCTTGGTCCAAACAGCATCCAGGAGAAGAAGTGCAGGAACTCATTCCCCAA attgGAACTGGTCATTATAGAGCAATTGAAACCTTGTTCGGCTGTCATTCTTATGGTCATGAAGTCGATCGTTGGACATTTGGCATTCTGATCGCTGAACTATTTTCCAATCAAGCTTTGTTTGACGATGGATCTTCTGAAGGATGGCCTAGTGAATTAAGGTTAACAAGCAGTATTATTCAAACTTTGGGTACTCCAAATCCAAGCATGTGGCCT GAACTTTCGACTTTCCCAGATTggaataaatttatatttcatGAATATCCACCCAAACCTTGGTCAGAAATTTTACCATCTGTTGATACTTCAATTCAGTATATAGTTTCGCATCTTGTCACATACTCAAATCGGGCTTCACCATCCTTCGTGATTGAGTCATTCCCTAAAGTATCTGCTAGGCTTTCACAATATGCATAA
- the rtf2 gene encoding DNA replication termination factor Rtf2 gives MGNDGGSLPTRNELVKEPGKVPPLDIDFKRSVKSSQFSQCAITDEPLYPPIVSCGLGKLYNKASILQMLLDRSSVPKSPSHIKSLKDVVQLQVELDDSGKVLWLCPITRHVMSDTYQFAYIVPCGHVFEYSALKQFGEKMCFQCNQVYEEKDVIPINPNAEQLKTLSKRLLDLALSEKTHSLNKASKKSNKNGDKKRKHVSKSNSKHAKHELRTNRMLDGENVKSETSVTDMERVKRVKI, from the exons ATGGGAAATGACG GAGGATCATTACCAACCCGAAACGAATTAGTGAAAGAGCCTGGCAAAGTACCGCCGCTTGATATAGACTTTAAACGTTCTGTAAAATCTTCTCAATTTTCTCAGTGTGCCATTACGGATGAGCCCTTATACCCTCCAATTGTATCGTGTGGTTTAGGAAAACTGTATAACAAAGCAAGCATTTTACAAATGCTGTTAGATAGGTCAAGTGTTCCGAAAAGCCCTTCTCATATAAAATCACTGAAAGACGTGGTACAACTTCAAGTTGAGCTGGATGATTCCGGTAAAGTGCTATGGTTATGCCCGATTACAAGACATGTAATGTCTGATACATACCAATTCGCCTACATAGTGCCTTGCGGTCATGTATTTGAATACTCTGCCTTGAAGCAGTTTGGCGAGAAAATGTGTTTTCAA TGTAATCAGGTCTACGAGGAAAAAGACGTTATTCCCATCAACCCGAATGCTGagcaattaaaaacattaagTAAACGCCTTCTTGATCTCGCATTATCTGAAAAGACTCACAGTTTAAATAAG GcttcaaagaaatcaaataaaaacggcgataaaaaacgaaaacatgtttcaaaatcaaatagCAAGCACGCTAAGCATGAATTGCGGACAAATAGAATGTTGGATGGAGAAAACGTAAAATCTGAGACCAGTGTAACTGACATGGAACGTGTAAAAAGGGTGAAGATTTGA
- the erd101 gene encoding EXS domain-containing protein → MDLEVVEFPLHHKLALPFRIGLLVIVGTWLWSVCYHLIYILNRYQPISPNPRGSLNSKWYHLLQIPLSNRHTDLEENTEFKANLVSPVDFHAGYCFAAILSISWATGFILFLKKTQGDIGGLYSHPIYPLLWVITAFILIVFPFPWRYRSSQRGLRKSIIRVFLFFQADFRSPYKDFIVSEIFTSYAKALGDFYIFGCVLQGHISKFTLRPDLKCDGTFFVPLAMAYPFIVAILQCLHYGLSRRKHTFKINLLSALKHATALPVIYLSAIIHAKQTKFTLTSGHGYLFWLWILSALLSSAYTFLWDVFIDWRIRFPFHKSINHKRFPMFIYAIGCFINFILRVTWSMKLHPRLHQFHEYEMGIFSFEMLEILRRFLWLFFHLDAISS, encoded by the exons ATGGATTTGGAAGTCGTGGAGTTTCCCTTGCACCACAAATTAGCGCTTCCGTTTCGTATAGGTCTTCTGGTTATAGTCG GTACCTGGTTATGGTCAGTTTGTtatcatttaatttacatCCTGAATCGGTACCAACCAATTTCTCCCAATCCACGAGGTTCTCTGAATTCAAAATGGTATCACTTACTTCAAATTCCTTTATCTAACAGGCACACGGATCTTGAGGAGAATACTGAATTCAAGGCGAATTTAGTTAGCCCAGTTGATTTTCATGCTGGATATTGCTTTGCTGCTATACTGTCTATTTCTTGGGCTACTGGgtttattctatttttaaagaaaactcAAGGAGACATTGGTGGCCTTTATTCTCACCCTATTTATCCTCTTCTCTGGGTAATAACggcttttattttaatagtttttcCCTTTCCATGGCGCTACCGGTCTTCTCAACGTGGGTTGAGGAAAAGCATAATTCGcgtatttttgttttttcaagcAGATTTTCGTTCCCCTTATAAAGATTTCATTGTTTCTGAAATATTCACATCATATGCTAAAGCACTTGGTgatttttacatttttggTTGTGTCTTACAGGGTCATATTAGTAAATTTACACTTAGACCTGATCTAAAATGCGATGGCactttttttgttcctCTAGCAATGGCCTATCCTTTCATTGTTGCAATACTTCAATGCTTACATTACGGGTTATCTCGTAGAAAACAtacattcaaaattaacCTGCTAAGCGCTTTAAAACATGCAACAGCTCTTCCGGTAATATATCTTTCTGCTATCATTCATGCAAAGCAAACTAAATTTACGTTGACATCTGGACACggttatttattttggttATGGATTCTTTCGGCTCTCCTGAGCTCTGCTTATACATTCTTATGGGACGTCTTCATTGACTGGAGAATCCGATTTCCTTTTCACAAAAGCATTAATCATAAAAGGTTCCCTATGTTTATTTACGCTATTGGGtgctttattaattttattttacgaGTTACTTGGAGTATGAAACTTCATCCCCGGTTGCATCAATTCCATGAGTATGAAATGGGGATATTTTCTTTCGAAATGCTTGAGATCTTGCGAAGATTTCTTTGGCTATTTTTCCATTTAGATGCTATCTCCTCATAG
- the pis1 gene encoding phosphatidylinositol synthase (CDP-diacylglycerol--inositol 3-phosphatidyltransferase) Pis1, whose translation MGKNEQKDPNVYFFVPNLIGFTRVFLVLISLYFMSWHPNYCTIVYLYSSLLDAFDGWAARKLHQATNFGAILDMVTDRCATSCLLCFLCAAYPKYAIIFQLLVSLDLASHYMHMYSTLHQGASSHKTVTKKHNWMLRLYYGNNKVLFIFCAANEMFFVALYLLSFTPRTPPKLGYLPVPSFIYSTGELPLSYPTLLAVLCGPICLAKQIINVVQLVNAANALVKMDVEQRRAAKKLQ comes from the exons ATGGGAAAGAACGAGCAGAAAGACCCAAACGTGTACTTTTTTGTACCAAATTTGATTG GTTTTACTAGGGTTTTTTTGGTACTTATTTCGTTGTACTTTATGTCATGGCACCCAAATTATTGTACTATTGTGTATTTATACTCAAGTTTACTTGACGCTTTTGATGGTTGGGCGGCGCGCAAATTGCATCAAGCCACCAATTTCGGTGCAATTTTGGATATGGTCACAGACCGATGCGCCACCTCGTGCttgctttgctttttatgTGCTGCTTATCCAAAATATGctataatttttcaactGTTAGTTAGCTTGGACCTTGCCAGCCATTATATGCATATGTACAGCACTCTTCATCAAGGTGCTTCCTCACACAAAACGGTAACAAAGAAGCATAACTGGATGCTGAGACTTTACTATGGAAACAATAAAGTTTTATTCATCTTTTGCGCTGCTAATGAGATGTTTTTCGTTGCTCTTTATTTACTATCTTTTACCCCACGTACTCCTCCCAAACTTGGCTACTTACCAGTTCCTTCCTTCATTTATTCGACTGGAGAGCTCCCTCTTTCCTATCCGACCCTTCTAGCCGTTTTATGTGGTCCTATTTGCCTTGCCAAACAAATTATTAACGTTGTTCAGCTGGTGAATGCTGCCAATGCCTTGGTTAAAATGGATGTTGAGCAAAGAAGGGCTGCAAAGAAGCTTCAATAA
- the lkh1 gene encoding dual-specificity has protein sequence MHSLKRRRNHAPDWQDFYKNGVPQEVIVIEDSASPRLTPNLPPPFSVHQLQSFVPPQPPSSSSPSTTGTVAVPINGANAVYPSTNSVSLPQSYDPWLDANGVVPLPHDVASHPSYMVQSPTSYHACSNNQSPFPHSHHPPLHNPLPVSCQPVLRPPPVPQVPSHWYPVSLPSPNLPHQPISKPPVIPNLPKLQVHPNRLPHPIHNHPYSSPTSYPPPLCPATYCPSNPPQLAPATAIAPSSQSSQHKSVNYSVTPSSINNHTAVPLSPTLAVWLPMTQPTFQPPSANVYQPASNANQVITPVSISDYRPPKKRKRAAWPPYKKVDRVNVPVVHDTTAFDPSTFDDDDGHYKVVPNSKFANRYTVVRLLGHGTFGKVIQCYDQSTGRHCAIKVTRAIPKYREASLIELRVLQTIAHSDPTNENKCIQLRDYFDYRKHICIVTDLFGWSVFDFLKNNNYIPFPLKHIQMLSQQLFKSVAFLHSLGLVHTDLKPENVLLVSNASRTIRLPYRNYSQKVLNSCEIRLIDFGSATFEDEYHSSVVSTRHYRAPEIILGLGWSYPCDVWSIGCILVELFTGQALFQTHEDSEHLCMMEKILGPFDRNMISRSSRTSQRFFKSDGKVRYPLSNTPKKSINYLQSLQTLEQIFAVSSPEVALLLDLLKKVFVYDPKRRITAKEALWHPFFTQPISSNL, from the coding sequence ATGCATTCCTTAAAACGTCGTAGAAATCATGCGCCTGATTGGCAGgacttttataaaaatggtGTTCCACAAGAAGTCATTGTTATAGAGGACTCAGCTTCTCCACGGCTTACCCCTAATTTACCGCCTCCTTTTTCTGTTCATCAATTACAATCCTTCGTACCTCCGCAACCTCCCTCATCATCATCACCCTCTACCACTGGCACTGTGGCAGTCCCTATCAATGGTGCGAATGCTGTTTATCCATCAACTAACTCGGTATCTCTTCCTCAATCCTATGATCCATGGTTGGATGCTAATGGCGTCGTTCCATTACCGCATGATGTCGCCAGCCATCCTTCATATATGGTTCAGTCTCCTACATCGTATCATGCGTGTTCAAATAATCAATCGCCATTTCCCCATTCACATCATCCTCCCCTTCATAATCCACTACCTGTTTCATGTCAACCTGTTTTACGGCCGCCTCCTGTCCCTCAAGTTCCTTCACACTGGTACCCGGTTTCGCTTCCCTCTCCTAATTTACCTCACCAACCAATTTCTAAACCTCCAGTGATCCCTAATTTACCAAAGCTCCAAGTCCATCCGAACAGGCTTCCACATCCCATCCATAATCATCCTTACTCGTCTCCAACCTCTTATCCTCCCCCACTATGTCCTGCAACGTATTGTCCTTCTAACCCTCCTCAGCTAGCTCCGGCTACTGCTATCGCTCCTTCCTCGCAATCGTCTCAACATAAAAGTGTAAATTATTCCGTCACCCCAAGTTCCATTAACAATCATACCGCTGTACCATTATCTCCAACGCTGGCCGTATGGCTTCCGATGACTCAACCAACTTTCCAACCTCCTTCTGCAAACGTTTATCAACCGGCTTCTAATGCCAATCAAGTTATCACTCCTGTATCTATTTCCGATTATCGACCTCCGAAGAAAAGGAAGCGAGCTGCATGGCCCCCATATAAAAAAGTCGACCGCGTAAATGTTCCTGTTGTGCATGATACTACCGCTTTTGATCCATCAActtttgatgatgatgacGGTCATTACAAGGTTGTACCTAACTCCAAATTTGCCAACCGTTATACAGTTGTTCGTTTGCTTGGGCACGGTACTTTTGGCAAAGTTATCCAGTGTTACGATCAAAGTACAGGTAGACATTGTGCTATCAAGGTGACTCGAGCAATTCCAAAGTACAGAGAAGCTAGTCTCATTGAATTAAGAGTTTTACAAACTATAGCTCATAGTGATCCgacaaatgaaaataagTGCATTCAGTTACGCGATTATTTCGATTACCGCAAGCACATCTGCATTGTGACTGATCTTTTTGGCTGGAGTgtctttgattttttaaagaataacAACTACATTCCTTTCCCTTTGAAGCATATTCAGATGCTATCCCaacaactttttaaaagtgtTGCGTTTCTTCACTCTTTGGGACTAGTACATACCGATCTTAAACCCGAAAATGTTCTTCTGGTATCTAATGCCTCAAGAACTATTCGATTACCTTATCGGAATTATTCACAGAAAGTCCTTAATAGTTGTGAAATCCGGCTTATCGACTTTGGTAGTGCAACATTTGAAGATGAATACCATTCCAGTGTAGTGAGTACTCGTCATTATCGTGCTCCAGAGATTATTTTAGGGTTGGGTTGGTCTTATCCTTGCGATGTTTGGAGTATTGGATGTATTTTAGTTGAGTTATTCACGGGACAAGCCTTGTTTCAAACCCATGAAGATAGTGAGCATCTGTGCATGATGGAAAAAATCCTGGGTCCCTTTGATAGGAATATGATTTCGCGTTCCTCTCGTACATCGCAacgtttttttaaatctgaCGGAAAAGTCCGTTATCCTTTGTCAAATACGCctaaaaaaagcattaaTTATCTTCAATCTCTGCAAACGCTAGAGCAAATATTTGCAGTATCATCTCCAGAAGTGGCTTTGCTGCTtgatttattgaaaaaagtattCGTTTACGATCCTAAGCGGCGAATAACTGCAAAAGAGGCCCTTTGGCATCCCTTTTTCACCCAaccaatttcttcaaatttgtGA
- the trz1 gene encoding 3' tRNA-processing endonuclease tRNAse Z L2 Trz1: MSKTVNFRATKNFYLQFVSVSSRDTSCIPCIHLFFDSKRYVFGSVGEGCQRAILSQQLRLSKIKDVFLMQGSSISSPDTYDSSSSSSTTSVSDMLQLDDRDKVIVSERNSMCSTVNYPTWWDSCGGFPGFLLSLNDISEPGETGEASPFVLHGPSEVHQFLSSMRHFTYHTNVNLTVQGYTSAEAPVFVDENICVTPVVVSLVKNSFKKRKHENINRGTNARPLKEDRANTSPHWYSHVSNDTSFVVENAMYNTPAPLEPDKPELFISYIVQSHPTPGKFDAAKAKSLGITKGLDCGRLARGEPVTLENGKTVYPKEVIGPSIPGSSFFIIHCPNELVIDLVIENHKWTNAPKPVCVIHSVTPEVYKNPRYQSWISSFPSEVSHLIASTEVNEVINYPRSAVAIATLNLLDSKVFPLGFNCYEVKNVQKNNRIAFAKPKLRFAFGKKTGIDDSEVGVSIEELKDKILKEKPDYKSFVEEAQKYVSDKPKAPSFAGSDIQICTLGTGSAMPSLYRNVSSTYVRIPVDKKCMEDSAISMKNILLDCGEGTLGRLSRQYGDNLKYEIASLRWIYISHMHADHHAGVIGVLKAWTKYSDGRSKLFITAPPQFEFWLLEYSRIDYLPLSNIVFISNSALRTDRKPSALESSRLSSLFKEFDLVSFRTVPAIHCPYSYCMEITNSSGWKIAYSGDTRPSEDFANIAKDSTLLIHEATLEDSMHEIAIKKQHSTYSEALEVAKKAGTKNVILTHFSQRYPKLPDIDISTEDLHIALAFDGMTLKISDISLFRYFGKPLAYLFNEENLKEESDPLKF; the protein is encoded by the exons ATGTCGAAAACTGTTAATTTTAGggcaacaaaaaatttctatttacaatttgTGAGCGTCAGTTCTCGGGATACATCTTGTATTCCCTGCATCcacttattttttgattctaAGAGGTATGTATTTGGAAGCGTAGGGGAAGGTTGTCAAAGAGCTATACTCTCCCAACAGCTTCGATTATCAAAGATTAAAGATGTCTTCTTAATGCAAGGATCTTCAATATCATCACCAGATACATAtgattcttcttcttcatcgtCTACTACCTCTGTTTCTGATATGCTACAGCTGGATGATCGGGACAAAGTTATTGTATCTGAACGTAATAGTATGTGCTCGACTGTAAACTATCCTACATGGTGGGATTCTTGTGGTGGGTTTCCAG GCTTTTTGCTGTCTCTCAATGATATTTCGGAACCTGGGGAAACCGGAGAAGCTAGTCCTTTTGTCCTTCATGGACCTAGTGAAGTTCATCAGTTTTTATCTTCGATGCGGCATTTCACTTATCATACGAATGTAAATTTAACGGTACAGGGATATACTTCGGCTGAGGCCCCAGTATTCgttgatgaaaatatttgtgTAACTCCGGTAGTTGTTTCACTagttaaaaattcttttaaaaaaaggaagcatGAAAACATTAACAGAGGTACAAATGCAAGACCATTAAAAGAGGATAGAGCAAATACTTCTCCTCATTGGTATTCTCACGTTTCCAATGATACATCATTCGTCGTTGAGAATGCAATGTATAACACTCCGGCTCCTTTGGAACCAGACAAGCCAGAGCTGTTTATTTCTTATATTGTTCAATCCCATCCTACCCCAGGGAAATTTGACGCCGCAAAAGCAAAATCGCTTGGTATCACGAAAGGATTAGACTGTGGTAGACTCGCTCGAGGAGAACCTGTAACTCTTGAAAACGGAAAAACAGTATATCCAAAAGAAGTGATTGGTCCTTCTATTCCTGGCTcctccttttttattattcattGCCCCAACGAACTCGTAATTGACTTGGTCATTGAAAATCATAAATGGACAAATGCACCTAAACCTGTTTGTGTCATTCATTCGGTTACACCAGAAGTATACAAAAATCCACGTTATCAGAGCTGGATTTCTTCATTCCCAAGTGAGGTGAGCCATCTAATTGCTTCGACTGAAGTAAACGAAGTAATAAATTATCCTAGGAGTGCAGTCGCTATTGCAACACTTAATTTGTTAgattcaaaagtttttcctTTAGGCTTTAACTGCTATGAAGTTAAAAATgtacaaaaaaacaatcgAATTGCTTTTGCCAAACCCAAACTGCGTTTTGcgtttggaaaaaaaactgGTATTGACGATTCGGAAGTTGGGGTTTCGATTGAAGAGTTGAAggataaaattttgaaagagaaaCCAGATTATAAATCATTTGTTGAAGAAGCTCAAAAATATGTTAGTGATAAACCAAAGGCACCGAGCTTTGCAGGTTCTGACATCCAAATTTGTACTCTTGGCACTGGATCTGCAATGCCTTCTTTATACAGAAATGTTTCATCTACTTACGTTAGAATTCCCGTTGACAAAAAATGTATGGAAGACTCAGCTATCAGTATGAAAAACATACTTTTGGACTGTGGAGAGGGCACTTTGGGACGTCTATCGAGGCAGTATGGTGacaatttaaaatacgAAATAGCTTCTTTACGATGGATTTATATCTCCCATATGCATGCTGACCATCATGCTGGTGTTATAGGGGTTTTAAAGGCTTGGACGAAGTACTCAGATGGCAGATCAAAGTTGTTTATAACAGCACCTCCacaatttgaattttgGCTACTAGAATACTCAAGGATTGATTATCTACCATTATCCAACATCGTATTTATTTCCAATAGTGCTTTACGTACTGACAGGAAGCCGTCTGCTTTGGAATCCTCTAGGTtgtcttctttatttaaagaatttgatTTAGTATCTTTTCGAACGGTTCCTGCCATACACTGCCCGTATTCATATTGCATGGAGATTACTAATTCCAGTGGTTGGAAGATCGCATACTCTGGAGATACTCGACCTTCTGAGGATTTTGCTAACATTGCCAAAGACTCAACTTTATTAATTCACGAAGCTACTTTGGAAGACTCTATGCACGAAAttgcaataaaaaagcaacaCAGTACTTACTCTGAAGCTTTAGAAGTGGCCAAAAAAGCTGGTACAAAAAACGTTATTTTGACTCATTTTAGCCAACGATATCCCAAATTACCAGACATTGATATTTCGACAGAAGACTTACATATAGCTTTGGCGTTTGATGGAATGACTCTTAAAATATCGGATATCTCATTGTTTCGTTATTTTGGAAAGCCTCTGGCTTATCTATTTAATGaggaaaatttaaaagaggAGTCGGATCCTTTAAAGTTCTAA